A part of Miscanthus floridulus cultivar M001 chromosome 6, ASM1932011v1, whole genome shotgun sequence genomic DNA contains:
- the LOC136461304 gene encoding protein FAR1-RELATED SEQUENCE 5-like, which yields MATRRLQFDEVGKNRCVAEMNEEGVAVEEVTRCNIGMQQVDTPCCNFVYQGIQGNGSSERSTEGNRTPQACCQTEGQEGRSITLFLLPETVDPSVIVTPDEEHKYSHKENLDQALIPRVGMCFKTEDEAHKFYCTYAERAGFQPKKANKTDYTRYLRCNNYGIGKYYKGNEAKRVRGKTTKKTSCLAFIKLKFRCDKENSEEFAEITDVRLNHNHVLLPKPTETKQIRAHKYKNPLLLEYVDDLQSNDVPNHSIRNILRDMHGGEENIAMTNRDLENRKTANMRAEHANDVNKLLEFFKDCELENPQFRWEAKVDLNGCIHSIFWSHASMQGEYVDFGDVMSFDTTYKTNVYDKPLAMFVGSDHHLHNTVFGCALLGDETTETFEWVFRAFKKCMGKNRTRCILTDQDSAMEAAIKEFPGITHKICRWHVVNKLSANLNELYSMRVRGGMEGTNNRI from the exons ATGGCAACGAGAAGGCTGCAATTTGATGAAGTAGGAAAGAATAGATGTGTTGCAGAGATGAACGAAGAGGGTGTCGCTGTTGAAGAGGTGACAAGATGCAATATAGGGATGCAACAGGTTGACACTCCATGCTGCAACTTTGTCTATCAAGGAATCCAGGGGAATGGTTCAAGTGAAAGAAGCACCGAAGGAAACCGCACACCGCAAGCATGCTGCCAAACCGAGG GTCAAGAAGGACGTAGCATAACTTTGTTCTTACTGCCTGAAACTGTTGACCCATCAGTGATTGTGACACCAGACGAAGAGCATAAATACAGCCAT AAAGAAAACTTGGACCAAGCTTTGATTCCTAGAGTGGGTATGTGCTTCAAAACAGAGGATGAAGCACATAAATTCTACTGTACATATGCTGAGAGGGCAGGTTTTCAGCCAAAGAAGGCTAACAAAACAGATTATACTAGGTACTTAAGGTGCAATAATTATGGAATAGGTAAATACTACAAGGGGAATGAGGCAAAACGTGTCAGGGGCAAGACAACAAAGAAGACATCATGCCTGGCAttcatcaagctaaagtttagaTGTGACAAAGAAAATAGTGAAGAATTTGCAGAGATTACAGATGTCAGACTGAACCATAACCACGTGTTGCTCCCAAAACCTACAGAAACAAAACAGATAAGGGCGCACAAGTACAAGAATCCTTTGCTTCTAGAATATGTTGATGACTTACAATCAAATGATGTCCCTAACCATAGCATTAGAAACATATTAAGAGATATGCATGGAGGTGAGGAGAATATAGCGATGACAAATCGAGATTTGGAAAACCG AAAGACGGCTAATATGAGGGCGGAGCATGCAAATGATGTCAACAAGCTGCTGGAATTCTTCAAAGACTGTGAGTTAGAAAACCCCCAATTCCGCTGGGAGGCAAAGGTTGACTTGAATGGATGTATACACAGCATATTTTGGAGTCATGCCAGCATGCAAGGGGAATATGTAGATTTTGGAGATGTAATGTCATTTGATACAACCTATAAAACAAATGTTTATGATAAACCACTGGCTATGTTTGTTGGCTCTGACCATCACCTCCATAACACTGTTTTTGGATGTGCACTACTCGGAGATGAAACAACGGAAACATTCGAGTGGGTTTTCAGAGCATTTAAAAAATGCATGGGAAAAAACCGAACAAGATGCATTCTGACAG ACCAAGATTCAGCAATGGAAGCAGCAATCAAGGAGTTTCCAGGGATAACTCACAAAATATGCAGGTGGCATGTAGTCAACAAGCTATCAGCCAACCTGAATGAATTGTATAGCAT GAGAGTTCGAGGAGGCATGGAAGGAACTAATAACAgaatttaa
- the LOC136461303 gene encoding uncharacterized protein codes for MPMPKKALVRQLKVDKMPDNPKRLVFESTQQRYEVPLRQDERLPSSPGTTSASAPPNRDARHSPSKTPAVAPTSRDHSQRRTHAAQRTVDRVPCNLKRVVFESSQERFEHHIRPEHVLPSAAGHDSDDDDFMPIPNTRSSSHIDKSKDVGPRKTRQTRAGLSTGACTEARQRKKRATSRSSIVNVRCNSRNVIFTTNLLNPQQYAAIEADGFGHLLRMKIDAVESKNLLTWLLDHTDPDRMLIRIGAGKVLPITPQIISMVLGLPIRSETFKQYLWKEGIIFRQQLISDLNQSLTEDCDIHISNLQQEILKGNVNPLMKRCFFMILCNRFLLPSSSNTIGSVDIKRTMDHQLFGVIDWSQAVFNDLQIAVRSWHDRDKNQLTQNIYGCAIFLLVNFFSSIHLFIYFLQLSYHLTIYGLLSLRCVEAILPQYSPLKYAGIYLLR; via the exons ATGCCCATGCCGAAAAAGGCCCTGGTTCGTCAACTAAAAG TTGATAAGATGCCTGACAACCCAAAAAGGCTTGTATTTGAGAGCACTCAACAGCG GTATGAGGTCCCTTTGCGACAAGACGAGAGGTTACCCTCCTCTCCTGGTACAACCTCTGCATCGGCTCCACCAAATAGAG ATGCAAGGCATTCCCCTTCTAAGACCCCTGCGGTAGCACCTACTTCCCGTGACCACTCTCAGAGAAG GACTCATGCTGCTCAGCGTACTGTGGATAGGGTCCCGTGTAACCTTAAGAGGGTGGTTTTTGAGAGCTCGCAGGAGAG GTTTGAGCATCATATTCGACCAGAGCATGTGTTGCCTTCTGCAGCTGGTCACGACAGTGATGACGACGACTTCATGCCCATTCCCAACACCCGTTCATCCTCACACATCGACAAATCTAAGGATGTTGGTCCGAGGAAAACTAGGCAAACACGAGCAGGATTGTCGACCGGTGCATGTACAGAG GCAAGACAAAGGAAAAAGAGAGCTACCAGCCGTTCTTCCATTGTAAATGTTCGGTGTAATTCCAGAAATGTTATTTTCACCACTAACTTGTTGAACCCACAGCAATATGCTGCTATTGAAGCTGATGGGTTTGGTCATTTGCTGAGAATGAAGATCGATGCTGTAGAGAGCAAGAATCTGCTAACCTGGCTATTAGACCACACTGACCCTGATCGTATGCTAATTAGGATTGGTGCAGGCAAGGTCCTTCCGATCACGCCACAAATAATTAGCATGGTTCTTGGTTTGCCTATACGTAGTGAAACCTTCAAGCAATACTTATGGAAGGAAGGTATCATATTTCGCCAGCAGCTTATCTCTGATCTTAACCAAAGTCTCACTGAAGATTGTGACATACATATATCAAACCTGCAACAAGAGATCTTAAAGGGAAATGTGAACCCCCTCATGAAGAGATGCTTCTTCATGATACTTTGCAACAGGTTTCTACTTCCCAGCAGCAGTAACACCATTGGTTCAGTTGACATCAAGAGGACAATGGATCACCAATTGTTCGGAGTTATTGACTGGTCACAGGCTGTATTCAATGATCTCCAGATAGCTGTTCGCAGCTGGCACGATCGTGACAAAAATCAACTCACTCAAAACATATATGGCTGTGCCATTTTTCTGCTAGTAAATTTCTTTTCATCCATccatctttttatttattttttgcagCTTTCCTACCACCTAACAATATATGGCT TGCTTTCGCTGCGCTGTGTAGAAGCCATTCTTCCACAATATTCACCTTTGAAATACGCGGGGATATACCTGCTGCGTTGA